One segment of Cydia fagiglandana chromosome 12, ilCydFagi1.1, whole genome shotgun sequence DNA contains the following:
- the LOC134669317 gene encoding uncharacterized protein LOC134669317 produces MDKVLQKNDDGNEMEPEKEIAITPETLKVVEGNCRKITNETCVRLCILEKLGVIDERGWYAESKGTEFIKSIFPTDIIIDNQESIIRQIAQTCDRVNQHVSHDCNRGEEVAKCLYEEMDKVLQKNDDGNEMEPEKEIEVMVWK; encoded by the exons ATGGATAAG GTACTACAGAAAAACGACGACGGGAACGAGATGGAGCCCGAAAAGGAAATTGCG ATAACACCCGAAACATTAAAGGTGGTTGAAGGAAATTGCCGCAAAATAACAAACGAGACTTGTGTCAGACTCTGTATATTGGAGAAATTAGGAGTT ATAGATGAGCGCGGATGGTACGCGGAGAGTAAAGGGACAGAATTCATAAAGAGTATATTTCCTACCGATATAATAATAGACAACCAAGAATCGATTATTCGGCAAATAGCTCAGACATGCGACAGGG TAAACCAACATGTCAGTCATGATTGTAATCGAGGTGAAGAAGTGGCCAAGTGCTTATATGAAGAAATGGATAAG GTACTACAGAAAAACGACGACGGGAACGAGATGGAGCCCGAAAAGGAAATTGAGGTAATGGTTtggaaataa